CTCCGGTCCGTGGGGTACATTGGCATTTTCCTTGTTGGGGTGGAGGATCATCTGGTCCACATCATAAAGGGGGACCCCCAAGCGGGTATGCATGATCCTGGCCTTTTCCAGGCCCCGTTCAATCAGTTTGGAATCCACCAGTTCCCGGATCAGAGGAGCAGTAACCATGGAGATTCTGGTGGAGAAGATGAATTCCTCCACTTCCCGGCTGATGGCCTCGGCCGTATCCAGATCTACCAGGGTTTCCCGAACCAGGGCATCCACGATCCGCTGGCGGTTCCAGGTAACCAGATCCTCATTGGAAGTTCTGACAAAAAGGGCCAGATCTGTGGTTTCTTGGACTTCCGAATCTTTTGGCTCCTGATGTAATTCGACTATCGTCCCCATGGCCGAGTCCTTTCCTGCCTCTTGGTATTATGATCCTTTATCTTGTATGTTTGGAAGGTTAAAGTACTATATATGGTGTGTCAAGCAAAAAAATAAAGGGCCTGGGGAAGGTCCCCCTAAGCCCTTTTAATCAGAAGGATTTTAGTCGATAATTTTATAGGTAGGTCAACCAGGATCGGTAACGGTCTTCTTCCCCTTTGACGGCCTTAAAGAAAATGCTTTGTATTTTCTTGGTGATAGGGCCAGGGCGGCCCTCACCGACCTGGCGGTTGTCCACTTCCCGGATGGGGGTGATTTCAGCCGCCGTGCCGGAAAAGAACGCTTCATCAGCCAGATAGAGCTCATCCCGGGTAAAACGCTGTTCCACCACTTCCACCCCCAAATCATTGGCGATGGTCAGGACCGAATCCCTGGTAATACCGGGCAGGATCGAAGTGAGGGGCGGGGTTTTGATCCGCCCTTTTTTGACCATGAAGATATTTTCTCCACTGGCTTCAGAGACATAGCCGGCCGTATCCAGCATGACCGCTTCGTCATATCCGTCCCGGGTGACCTCTCTTTTGGCCAGGATGGAATTGACATAATTTCCACAGGTCTTGGTCTTGGTCATCATCACATTGACATGGTGCCGGGTATAGGAGGAAACCTTGACCCTGATCCCTTTTTTGAGCCCCTCGTCCCCCAGATAGGCCCCCCATTTCCAGGCTATGATCGAAACCCGGATCGGGTTATCCTTGGGATGGACCCCCATGGCCCCGTCCCCGATAAAAACCAGGGGCCGGATATAGCCTTCCTTCATGCCGTTGACCTTCAGGGTCTGGCAGCAGGCCGTCCGGATCTCTTGTTGGGTAAAGGGGATCTTCATCTCCATGGCATGGGCCGAGTCGAAAAGTCTCTGCACATGCTCCGGAAGTCTGAAAATAGCCGATCTGCCGTCCGAACAGAGGTAACCCCGGATCCCTTCAAAGACCCCCAGGCCGTAATGAAGGGTATGGGTCAGGACATGGACCTGGGCCTTCTCCCAGGGAACGAATTTTCCATCAAACCAGATCTTTTTTTCTTTTTCCATAAGATTTTTTCAATCTCCCGAGCTAAGATTAACCGCTTTTAGATATGATGGATTCGTAAAAACTCGTCATTCCCGACTCCGTCCCTTTGGGGACTACGCCCTGGAGGGCTCAGGCGGGAATCCAGACCACGCATACCCTATTAAAAACACTGGATTCCCGTTTTCACGGGAATGACGTAAATCGGCGCTTTTGGACTTTTTGCGAATGCATCAAAATTGGCTTTCGATGACTTCCAAATAACTTAACCTTTGACATCAGATATGATTTGCCGGAGCAAGAGAATATGTAAATCCTTTTAATCCTGTCAAACCAGAATTTTTCCCTTGGGCCTTAGGCCTTTAATCTCCCCACGGCCACAAGATCCTGCCTTAACTTTTCCCGATTGGCCGGGCGCATAGCCACCAGGGGGAGCCGGACCGGACCGGCCGGGAGGCCCATCATGACCATGGCCTCTTTGACCGGAACGGGGTTGGTTTCGATAAACAAGGTCTTGACCAGTGGCAAGGTATCATAATGAATTTTCCGGGCCTCGGCCCACTGCCCTTCTTTCATGAGCCGGCACATGGTGGTATATTCCCGGCCGATGACGTTGCCTACGGCACAGATCACCCCGTGTCCACCGAGGGCCATTAAGGGGTAGGTCAAGGAATCCTCCCCGGACAGGACAAAGAAGG
This genomic interval from Deltaproteobacteria bacterium contains the following:
- a CDS encoding branched-chain amino acid transaminase — its product is MEKEKKIWFDGKFVPWEKAQVHVLTHTLHYGLGVFEGIRGYLCSDGRSAIFRLPEHVQRLFDSAHAMEMKIPFTQQEIRTACCQTLKVNGMKEGYIRPLVFIGDGAMGVHPKDNPIRVSIIAWKWGAYLGDEGLKKGIRVKVSSYTRHHVNVMMTKTKTCGNYVNSILAKREVTRDGYDEAVMLDTAGYVSEASGENIFMVKKGRIKTPPLTSILPGITRDSVLTIANDLGVEVVEQRFTRDELYLADEAFFSGTAAEITPIREVDNRQVGEGRPGPITKKIQSIFFKAVKGEEDRYRSWLTYL